From one Novosphingobium sp. genomic stretch:
- a CDS encoding YoaK family protein has protein sequence MSAPSTPPRSSPLPLLLLLLSVTTGLVDAISVLGLGKVFTANMTGNIVFLGFAAVGTPGFHPLSYIVAIGGFLAGAFVAGHIGKQQEGGPLHRWLMRAAVIEAALLWAAAAVSCFFNVATQSPDAALLSIVVLTALAMGFRNATVRQLKVPDLTTTVLTLTLTGLAADSSMAGGANPNWQRRVASVVSIFAGAALGAFLLAHGGMALPLVLAGVLILGGTAACALHPSSRQG, from the coding sequence ATGTCTGCCCCATCCACCCCGCCCCGTTCTTCCCCGCTGCCTCTGCTGCTGTTGCTGCTCTCGGTCACGACGGGCCTTGTCGATGCGATCAGCGTGCTGGGTCTGGGCAAGGTCTTCACCGCCAATATGACCGGCAACATCGTCTTTCTGGGCTTTGCAGCCGTGGGGACGCCGGGCTTTCATCCGCTGTCCTACATCGTGGCGATCGGCGGCTTTCTGGCCGGGGCCTTTGTCGCCGGGCATATCGGCAAGCAGCAGGAGGGTGGCCCGTTGCATCGCTGGCTGATGCGCGCTGCGGTTATCGAAGCCGCGCTGCTGTGGGCCGCCGCTGCGGTCTCGTGTTTCTTCAATGTCGCCACGCAATCCCCCGATGCCGCGCTGCTGAGCATTGTGGTGCTGACCGCTCTGGCGATGGGCTTTCGCAATGCCACGGTGCGCCAGTTGAAGGTACCCGATCTCACCACCACCGTGCTGACCCTGACGCTGACAGGTCTGGCCGCTGACTCCAGCATGGCCGGGGGCGCCAACCCCAACTGGCAGCGCCGGGTTGCCAGTGTGGTCTCCATTTTTGCGGGGGCGGCATTGGGGGCCTTTCTGCTGGCTCATGGTGGGATGGCGCTGCCTCTGGTGCTGGCGGGCGTTCTGATCCTGGGCGGAACGGCGGCCTGCGCGCTGCATCCCTCATCTCGTCAGGGGTAA
- a CDS encoding DNA starvation/stationary phase protection protein translates to MSITAQAKRIAPLATPSGLGEDATRDLSAALTVLLADVFALYLKTKNFHWHVSGPHFTEYHLLLDRQADEIFAMTDPIAERARKLGGTTLRSIGQIARLSRVLDNDADYVEPQDMLAELRDDNGDLATRLRALHELCEEHRDVVTASLIENWLDEAEGRRWFLFETGRRG, encoded by the coding sequence ATGTCGATCACCGCCCAAGCCAAGCGCATTGCCCCCCTCGCCACGCCCTCGGGCCTGGGTGAGGACGCCACCCGCGATCTTTCCGCCGCGCTGACCGTGCTGCTGGCCGATGTCTTCGCGCTCTATCTCAAGACCAAGAACTTCCACTGGCATGTCTCGGGCCCGCATTTCACCGAATACCACCTGCTGCTGGACCGTCAGGCCGATGAAATCTTCGCCATGACCGACCCCATCGCCGAGCGTGCCCGCAAGCTGGGCGGCACCACCCTGCGCTCGATCGGCCAGATCGCCCGCCTGAGCCGCGTGCTGGACAATGACGCCGATTACGTCGAGCCGCAGGACATGCTGGCCGAGCTGCGCGACGACAATGGCGATCTGGCCACCCGTCTGCGCGCCCTTCACGAACTGTGCGAGGAGCATCGCGACGTGGTCACCGCCAGCCTGATCGAGAACTGGCTGGATGAGGCCGAGGGCCGCCGCTGGTTCCTCTTCGAAACCGGCCGCCGGGGCTGA
- a CDS encoding OsmC family protein gives MTRAHAAIGQTPYATQITVGPRQLVADEPEALGGKGAGFAPYDLLLSSLAACTAITLRMYADRKGWPLESLDIELSLTGAGEQRQIRRVLHPVGLSADQAARLADVAERTPVTLTLKSGIAITTSLA, from the coding sequence ATGACCCGCGCCCATGCCGCCATCGGCCAGACACCCTATGCCACCCAGATCACGGTCGGCCCCCGCCAGCTTGTTGCCGACGAGCCCGAAGCGCTGGGCGGCAAGGGTGCGGGCTTTGCCCCCTATGATCTGCTGCTCTCCAGCCTGGCTGCCTGCACCGCGATCACCCTGCGGATGTATGCCGATCGCAAGGGCTGGCCGCTCGAAAGCCTCGATATCGAGCTGAGCCTGACCGGCGCGGGCGAGCAGCGCCAGATCCGCCGCGTGCTGCACCCCGTGGGCCTGAGCGCCGACCAGGCCGCGCGCCTCGCCGATGTCGCCGAGCGCACGCCGGTCACGCTGACGCTGAAATCGGGCATCGCCATCACGACGTCGCTGGCCTGA
- a CDS encoding pirin family protein, producing the protein MIELRSFNSLGGANHGWLNAKHHFSFADYYDPARTSWGNLRVWNDDIIAPQTGFPPHPHRDMEIITYVREGAITHQDNLGNKGRTEAGDVQVMSAGTGITHSEYNMEDVATKIFQIWIVPTQRGDKPSWGARPFPKGERAGQFVVLASGYDNDDDALPIRTDARIVAATLKAGETAEYPLGKDRRGYLVPAIGAVQIDDVRVNTRDGAAIKDVDVLKVTALEDTEIVLVDAA; encoded by the coding sequence ATGATCGAACTGCGCTCTTTCAACAGCCTCGGCGGTGCCAACCATGGCTGGCTCAACGCCAAGCACCATTTTTCCTTCGCCGACTATTACGATCCGGCCCGCACCAGCTGGGGCAACCTGCGCGTGTGGAACGATGACATCATCGCCCCGCAGACCGGCTTCCCCCCGCACCCGCACCGCGACATGGAAATCATCACCTATGTCCGCGAGGGCGCGATCACCCATCAGGACAATCTGGGCAACAAGGGCCGCACCGAGGCCGGCGACGTCCAGGTGATGAGCGCGGGCACCGGCATCACCCACAGCGAATACAATATGGAAGATGTCGCGACGAAAATCTTCCAGATCTGGATCGTCCCCACCCAGCGCGGCGACAAGCCGAGCTGGGGCGCCCGCCCCTTCCCCAAGGGCGAGCGTGCCGGTCAGTTCGTGGTGCTGGCCAGCGGCTATGACAATGATGACGACGCCCTGCCGATCCGCACCGATGCCCGCATCGTGGCCGCCACGCTGAAGGCCGGTGAAACCGCCGAATATCCGCTGGGCAAGGACCGCCGCGGCTATCTGGTGCCCGCCATCGGCGCGGTTCAGATCGACGATGTGCGGGTGAACACCCGCGACGGCGCCGCGATCAAGGATGTCGATGTGCTGAAGGTCACCGCGCTGGAAGACACCGAGATCGTTCTGGTCGACGCCGCCTGA